One stretch of Streptomyces sp. NBC_00443 DNA includes these proteins:
- a CDS encoding ABC transporter substrate-binding protein: MRRSMLAAVAVVGSASLLLSACSKADDNSDNNGNKSAGANAATKGVVNASTQKGGTVTYEYSDVPDSFDPGNTYYAYMYNLSRLYARPLMTFKPGPGEAGNELVPDLAESAGVPSDGGKTWTYKLRSGLKYQDGTPITSKDVKYAVERSNFARDVLSLGPNYFQQFLEGGDKYKGPYKDKSAEGLKSIETPDDTTVVFKLNRAFQEFDYLVATPQTAPVPQAKDKGIDYVKSIVSSGSYQFESYEEGKQAVLVRNKNWDAKTDPLRKQYPDKIVVKLKVNAETIDQDVQSGDAIDLGGTGVQAATQAKVVNSADLKANTDNTYGGRLVYMAINTQVAPFDKVECRKAVQFAIDKVSVQTAEGGPIRGDIATTVLPPDIPGYKKADTYATDGNKGDAAKAKEQLKACGKSTITTNISARSDRPQEIDAATAIIASLKKVGINASLKQYPSGKYFTDYAGVPEFDKKQNIGLHMMQWGADWPGGYGFLQQILHGDAIGASGNTNLSYLDDKQINEMLEKAIATEDEAQRNSMYAEIDKLAMDQAAIVPLTYFKVLLYRPANFTNLVSTAAFSGQYDYLNIGTTKK, translated from the coding sequence ATGCGAAGGTCAATGCTGGCCGCGGTCGCGGTCGTCGGCAGTGCGAGCTTGCTGCTTTCGGCCTGCAGCAAGGCCGATGACAACTCGGACAACAACGGAAACAAGTCGGCTGGGGCCAACGCAGCGACCAAGGGTGTCGTCAACGCCTCCACCCAGAAGGGTGGGACGGTCACGTACGAGTACTCGGACGTCCCGGACTCCTTCGACCCTGGCAACACGTACTACGCGTACATGTACAACCTCAGCCGGCTCTACGCCCGCCCGCTGATGACCTTCAAGCCCGGACCCGGCGAGGCCGGCAACGAGCTCGTGCCGGACCTCGCCGAGAGCGCGGGCGTGCCGAGCGACGGCGGCAAGACGTGGACGTACAAGCTGCGTTCGGGCCTGAAGTACCAGGACGGCACGCCGATCACCTCGAAGGACGTCAAGTACGCCGTCGAGCGCTCCAACTTCGCGCGTGATGTGCTCTCCCTCGGCCCGAACTACTTCCAGCAGTTCCTCGAGGGCGGCGACAAGTACAAGGGCCCCTACAAGGACAAGAGCGCCGAGGGCCTGAAGTCCATCGAGACGCCGGACGACACCACGGTCGTCTTCAAGCTCAACCGTGCCTTCCAGGAGTTCGACTACCTGGTGGCGACGCCGCAGACGGCACCGGTGCCCCAGGCCAAGGACAAGGGCATCGACTACGTCAAGAGCATCGTGTCCTCGGGCTCGTACCAGTTCGAGAGCTACGAGGAGGGCAAGCAGGCCGTCCTCGTCCGCAACAAGAACTGGGACGCGAAGACGGACCCGCTGCGCAAGCAGTACCCGGACAAGATCGTCGTCAAGCTCAAGGTCAACGCCGAGACGATCGACCAGGACGTCCAGTCCGGTGACGCGATCGACCTCGGTGGTACCGGCGTCCAGGCCGCGACCCAGGCGAAGGTCGTCAACAGCGCCGACCTGAAGGCCAACACGGACAACACCTACGGTGGCCGCCTGGTCTACATGGCGATCAACACCCAGGTCGCGCCGTTCGACAAGGTCGAGTGCCGCAAGGCCGTCCAGTTCGCCATCGACAAGGTCTCCGTGCAGACCGCCGAGGGCGGCCCGATCCGCGGTGACATCGCCACCACCGTCCTTCCGCCGGACATCCCGGGCTACAAGAAGGCGGACACCTACGCGACCGACGGCAACAAGGGCGACGCGGCCAAGGCCAAGGAGCAGCTGAAGGCCTGCGGCAAGTCGACCATCACCACCAACATCTCGGCGCGCAGCGACCGCCCGCAGGAGATCGACGCGGCCACCGCGATCATCGCCTCGCTGAAGAAGGTCGGCATCAACGCCAGCCTGAAGCAGTACCCGTCGGGCAAGTACTTCACCGACTACGCGGGTGTGCCGGAGTTCGACAAGAAGCAGAACATCGGTCTGCACATGATGCAGTGGGGTGCCGACTGGCCGGGCGGCTACGGCTTCCTGCAGCAGATCCTGCACGGTGACGCGATCGGCGCCTCGGGCAACACCAACCTCTCGTACCTCGATGACAAGCAGATCAACGAGATGCTGGAGAAGGCCATCGCCACCGAGGACGAGGCCCAGCGCAACAGCATGTACGCCGAGATCGACAAGCTCGCCATGGACCAGGCGGCGATCGTCCCGCTGACCTACTTCAAGGTCCTGCTGTACCGCCCCGCCAACTTCACCAACCTGGTGTCCACGGCGGCCTTCAGCGGTCAGTACGACTACCTCAACATCGGCACGACCAAGAAGTAG
- a CDS encoding ABC transporter permease codes for MTAPIETTGAEAGAQPEAVLSGVEKSQIEGRSLGQIAWSRFKKDKVAVAGGVIVILLILLAILSRPIQAMFGLDPNALNQDLIDPNTSLPKGDFGGMSWEHPLGVEPKFGRDIATRILEGSWVSLVVAFGATILSNTIGAVLGVVAGYYGGRVDTIISRLMDTFLAFPLLLFAIAISATLQGGAFGLEGLPLHISVLIFVIGFFNWPYLGRIVRGQTLALREREFVDASRGMGAKGPYILFRELLPNLVGPIIVYSTLLIPTNILFEASLSFLGVGIQPPQASWGGMINQAVDYYQVDPQFMIVPGLAIFVTVLAFNLLGDGLRDALDPRSR; via the coding sequence GTGACCGCACCGATCGAGACAACCGGAGCGGAGGCCGGCGCGCAGCCCGAGGCCGTTCTCTCCGGCGTCGAGAAGAGCCAGATCGAGGGGCGTTCCCTCGGCCAGATCGCCTGGTCCCGGTTCAAGAAGGACAAGGTGGCTGTGGCCGGCGGGGTCATCGTGATCCTGCTGATCCTGCTCGCGATCCTCTCCCGCCCCATCCAGGCGATGTTCGGCCTGGACCCCAACGCCCTGAACCAGGATCTGATCGACCCCAACACGTCGCTGCCCAAGGGTGACTTCGGCGGCATGAGCTGGGAGCACCCGCTCGGTGTGGAGCCGAAGTTCGGCCGGGACATCGCCACCCGCATCCTGGAGGGCTCCTGGGTCTCGCTGGTCGTCGCCTTCGGCGCCACGATCCTGTCCAACACGATCGGCGCCGTCCTCGGCGTGGTGGCCGGTTACTACGGCGGACGCGTCGACACGATCATCAGCCGACTGATGGACACCTTCCTGGCGTTCCCTCTCCTGCTGTTCGCGATCGCCATCTCCGCCACCCTGCAGGGCGGTGCCTTCGGCCTGGAAGGCCTGCCGCTGCACATCAGTGTGCTGATCTTCGTCATCGGCTTCTTCAACTGGCCCTACCTGGGCCGCATCGTCCGGGGCCAGACACTGGCCCTGCGCGAGCGGGAGTTCGTCGACGCCTCGCGGGGGATGGGGGCCAAGGGTCCGTACATCCTCTTCCGGGAGCTGCTGCCGAACCTCGTGGGCCCGATCATCGTCTACTCGACGCTGCTCATCCCGACCAACATCCTCTTCGAGGCGTCCCTGAGCTTCCTCGGCGTCGGCATCCAGCCTCCGCAGGCTTCCTGGGGCGGAATGATCAACCAGGCGGTCGACTACTACCAGGTCGATCCCCAGTTCATGATCGTTCCTGGCCTCGCCATCTTCGTGACCGTCCTTGCCTTCAACCTGCTCGGCGACGGTCTCCGTGACGCTCTCGACCCGCGCAGCCGCTGA
- a CDS encoding enhanced serine sensitivity protein SseB C-terminal domain-containing protein, with protein MLRQVTPGRYDAYEALLRALATPSSGQVWMLLWHGQGGSPDAQYGNMDVEGYGYAPCVTSAQELSASGWNRSYEVVDGVDVARTLYPDHFGLWLNPHAPGGGVGIPWLDLRRIATGLDRQPAGPLRLAEPGIEIPQFYALLAQNAHRTPAVRSLRRAWVQPALGAPYLAIGLDVFDTSPPAVDSVRSMMSQSIGAVPDGLPVSTVAMSDEDDPVAMWMRVSARPFYDREAHVAAPAQAPVAGYGYPPAQGRY; from the coding sequence ATGCTGCGCCAGGTGACGCCCGGGCGCTACGACGCCTACGAGGCCCTCCTGCGCGCGCTCGCGACCCCGTCCTCCGGCCAGGTCTGGATGCTGCTGTGGCACGGCCAGGGCGGCTCCCCGGACGCCCAGTACGGGAACATGGACGTCGAGGGCTACGGCTACGCCCCGTGCGTCACCTCCGCCCAGGAGCTGTCGGCCAGCGGCTGGAACCGCAGCTACGAGGTCGTCGACGGAGTCGACGTGGCCCGCACCCTCTACCCGGACCACTTCGGCCTCTGGCTCAACCCGCACGCCCCCGGCGGCGGCGTCGGCATCCCGTGGCTCGACCTGCGCCGCATCGCCACCGGCCTGGACCGCCAGCCCGCCGGCCCGCTGCGCCTGGCGGAACCCGGCATCGAGATCCCGCAGTTCTACGCCCTCCTCGCGCAGAACGCCCACCGCACCCCGGCGGTCCGCTCGCTGCGCCGCGCCTGGGTGCAGCCGGCGCTCGGTGCGCCGTATCTCGCCATCGGGCTCGACGTGTTCGACACCAGCCCGCCCGCGGTCGACTCGGTGCGCTCGATGATGTCGCAGTCGATCGGCGCGGTCCCGGACGGGCTGCCGGTCTCGACCGTGGCGATGTCCGACGAGGACGACCCGGTCGCCATGTGGATGAGAGTGAGCGCCCGCCCGTTCTACGACCGTGAGGCACACGTCGCTGCCCCCGCGCAGGCACCGGTGGCCGGCTACGGCTACCCACCGGCACAGGGCCGTTACTGA
- a CDS encoding enhanced serine sensitivity protein SseB — MDFPAELPADFPAGAHLHSHGGWPGNELEEVLSASLGLPSAGGRIIEVLGRSFVWVPLPSGGGPDSGPLDLPTVEIEGQAYVPVFSSEEQFRQVVGSHMSFTIAPAVEFARGLPPQVGMAVNPDGVVGVPLPPAAVAELCRVGRTPLEGLTSGGRVKLYEPDWQDDPIDFLAVASAEFAETGVVTTARRCLASIETAAPVMFIGVELSLWEGDLRAAPMDALARALNRAPVPWPVNLVLLDVAEDPVIAWMRAQVRPFYQRDF; from the coding sequence ATGGACTTCCCGGCGGAACTCCCCGCGGACTTCCCGGCAGGGGCACACCTCCACTCCCACGGCGGATGGCCCGGCAACGAACTGGAGGAGGTGCTCTCGGCCTCCCTCGGCCTCCCCTCGGCCGGCGGCCGGATCATCGAGGTGCTGGGCCGCAGCTTCGTCTGGGTGCCCCTGCCCAGTGGCGGCGGCCCGGACAGCGGCCCGCTGGACCTGCCGACGGTGGAGATCGAGGGCCAGGCGTACGTGCCGGTCTTCAGCTCCGAGGAGCAGTTCCGCCAGGTGGTCGGCTCCCACATGTCGTTCACCATCGCCCCCGCGGTGGAGTTCGCCCGCGGTCTGCCGCCGCAGGTGGGCATGGCCGTCAATCCCGACGGCGTGGTCGGCGTCCCGCTGCCCCCGGCGGCGGTGGCCGAGCTCTGCCGCGTGGGCCGCACCCCGCTGGAAGGCCTCACCTCCGGGGGCCGCGTCAAGCTCTACGAGCCGGACTGGCAGGACGACCCGATCGACTTCCTCGCGGTGGCGTCCGCCGAGTTCGCCGAAACCGGCGTGGTCACGACGGCCCGCCGCTGCCTCGCCTCGATCGAGACGGCGGCCCCGGTGATGTTCATCGGCGTGGAACTCTCCCTCTGGGAGGGCGACTTGCGCGCCGCCCCCATGGACGCCCTGGCCCGTGCCCTCAACCGCGCCCCGGTGCCCTGGCCGGTCAACCTGGTCCTGCTGGACGTGGCCGAGGACCCGGTGATCGCCTGGATGCGGGCGCAGGTAAGGCCCTTCTATCAGCGGGACTTCTAG
- a CDS encoding AAA family ATPase: MTVKRTTAYATTSGIALPKQPAAPAVEAPGTCVAPVVRDLRERSGHSPHALLFAPEDLVVITGLPGSGKSTLMRRTVQGARIDSQDTRDRWDARMPGFLPYAVYRPLARLAHYAGLRRAVRSGQGVVVHDCGTQAWVRGWLAREARRRGGTLHLLLLDVDPGTALEGQRERGRGVSRYAFLRHRRAAAHLLRSVEKGHLPPGCGSAVLIDREAAGVLRRIGFTG; this comes from the coding sequence ATGACGGTGAAGCGCACCACGGCGTACGCCACGACGTCGGGCATCGCGCTGCCCAAGCAGCCCGCGGCCCCGGCCGTCGAGGCCCCGGGCACGTGCGTCGCACCGGTGGTCCGTGACCTTCGCGAACGCTCCGGCCACAGCCCGCACGCGCTGCTCTTCGCCCCCGAGGACCTCGTCGTGATCACGGGGCTGCCCGGCAGCGGCAAGTCGACGCTGATGCGGCGGACGGTGCAGGGCGCCCGCATCGACTCCCAGGACACCCGGGACCGCTGGGACGCCCGCATGCCCGGCTTCCTGCCCTATGCCGTCTACCGCCCCCTGGCCCGCCTCGCGCACTACGCCGGCCTGCGCCGCGCCGTGCGCTCCGGCCAGGGCGTCGTCGTGCACGACTGCGGTACGCAGGCCTGGGTGCGCGGCTGGCTGGCCCGCGAGGCCCGCCGTCGCGGCGGCACCCTGCACCTGCTGCTGCTCGACGTCGACCCGGGCACGGCCCTGGAGGGCCAGCGCGAGCGCGGCCGGGGCGTCTCGCGGTACGCCTTCCTGCGCCACCGCAGGGCCGCGGCCCACCTGCTGCGCTCCGTGGAGAAGGGCCACCTGCCCCCGGGATGCGGCTCGGCGGTGCTGATCGACCGGGAGGCGGCGGGCGTACTGCGCCGGATCGGGTTCACGGGCTGA
- the gcvT gene encoding glycine cleavage system aminomethyltransferase GcvT, which yields MSSTEELRHTALDALHRALGATMTDFAGWDMPLRYGSERDEHNAVRTQAGLFDLSHMGEITVTGPAAAAFLNHALVGNIASVGVGRARYTMICRADGGILDDLIVYRLAETEYMVVANASNAQVVLDALTERVAGFDAEVRDDRDAYALLAVQGPESPGILKSLTDADLDGLKYYAGLPGTVAGVPALIARTGYTGEDGFELFLKPEHAVEVWQALTKAGEGVGLIPCGLSCRDTLRLEAGMPLYGHELSTSLTPFDAGLGRVVKFEKEGDFVGREALAEAADRAAQNPPRVLVGLVAAGRRVPRAGYPVVAGGEVIGEVTSGAPSPTLGKPIAMAYVDAAHAAPGTAGVGVDIRGSHEPYEVVALPFYKRQK from the coding sequence ATGAGCAGTACTGAAGAACTCCGTCACACCGCGCTCGATGCCCTCCATCGCGCGCTCGGGGCGACGATGACCGACTTCGCCGGCTGGGACATGCCCCTGCGCTACGGCTCCGAGCGCGACGAGCACAACGCCGTGCGCACCCAGGCCGGGCTCTTCGACCTCTCCCACATGGGCGAGATCACCGTCACCGGCCCCGCCGCGGCGGCCTTCCTGAACCACGCCCTGGTCGGCAACATCGCCTCCGTCGGCGTCGGCCGCGCCCGCTACACCATGATCTGCCGGGCCGACGGCGGCATCCTGGACGACCTGATCGTGTACCGGCTCGCCGAGACCGAGTACATGGTCGTCGCCAACGCCTCCAACGCCCAGGTCGTGCTGGACGCGCTGACCGAGCGGGTCGCCGGCTTCGACGCCGAGGTCCGTGACGACCGGGACGCGTACGCCTTGCTCGCCGTGCAGGGCCCGGAGTCCCCCGGCATCCTCAAGTCGCTCACCGACGCCGACCTGGACGGCCTGAAGTACTACGCCGGTCTGCCCGGCACCGTCGCCGGCGTCCCCGCCCTCATCGCGCGCACCGGCTACACCGGCGAGGACGGCTTCGAGCTGTTCCTGAAGCCGGAGCACGCCGTCGAGGTGTGGCAGGCGCTGACCAAGGCGGGCGAGGGCGTCGGCCTGATCCCGTGCGGCCTGTCGTGCCGGGACACGCTGCGGCTGGAGGCGGGCATGCCGCTGTACGGCCACGAGCTGTCGACCTCTCTCACGCCCTTCGACGCCGGGCTCGGCCGGGTGGTGAAGTTCGAGAAGGAGGGCGACTTCGTGGGGCGCGAGGCGCTCGCCGAGGCCGCCGACCGTGCCGCGCAGAACCCGCCGCGCGTCCTGGTCGGCCTGGTCGCCGCGGGGCGTCGCGTCCCGCGCGCCGGGTACCCGGTCGTCGCCGGCGGCGAGGTGATCGGCGAGGTCACCTCCGGTGCGCCCTCCCCCACGCTGGGCAAGCCCATCGCGATGGCGTACGTCGACGCGGCGCACGCGGCGCCGGGCACGGCCGGGGTCGGCGTGGACATCCGCGGCAGCCACGAGCCGTACGAGGTCGTGGCGCTGCCCTTCTACAAGCGGCAGAAGTAA
- the gcvH gene encoding glycine cleavage system protein GcvH, whose translation MSNPQQLRYSKEHEWLSTAEDGVSTVGITEFAANALGDVVYAQLPEVGSTVTAGDTCGELESTKSVSDLYSPVTGEITEINEDVVNDPALVNSAPFEGGWLFKVRITEEPADLLSADEYVAHTAG comes from the coding sequence ATGAGCAACCCCCAGCAGCTGCGCTACAGCAAGGAGCACGAGTGGCTGTCGACCGCCGAGGACGGCGTCTCGACGGTCGGCATCACCGAGTTCGCGGCCAACGCGCTCGGCGATGTCGTCTACGCCCAGCTCCCCGAGGTCGGCTCGACCGTGACCGCGGGTGACACCTGCGGCGAGCTGGAGTCGACCAAGTCCGTGTCGGACCTGTACTCCCCGGTCACCGGTGAGATCACCGAGATCAACGAGGACGTGGTGAACGACCCGGCGCTCGTGAACTCGGCCCCCTTCGAGGGCGGCTGGCTGTTCAAGGTACGCATCACGGAGGAGCCGGCCGACCTGCTCTCCGCCGACGAGTACGTCGCCCACACCGCCGGCTGA
- the glyA gene encoding serine hydroxymethyltransferase yields MSDKSLLNTPLHELDPAIAAALDAELERQQSTLEMIASENFAPVAVMEAQGSVATNKYAEGYPGRRYYGGCEHVDVAEQIAIDRVKELFGAEYANVQPHSGASANQAALFALAQPGDTILGLDLAHGGHLTHGMRLNFSGKQFKVVPYHVDTETGLVDMAEVERLAKEHRPKVIIAGWSAYPRKLDFAEFRRIADEVEAYLWVDMAHFAGLVAAGLHPNPVEHADVVTSTTHKTLGGPRGGIILAKKDFAKKLNSSVFPGFQGGPLEHVIAAKAVSFKVAASEDFKERQRRTVEGARILADRLTAADAREAGVNVLSGGTDVHLILVDLRESELDGQQAEDRLHEVGITVNRNAVPNDPRPPMVTSGLRIGTPALATRGFTAEDFAEVAEVIAAALKPSYDADALKARVRALTDKHPLYPGLNK; encoded by the coding sequence ATGTCTGACAAGTCGCTTCTGAACACGCCCCTGCACGAGCTCGACCCGGCGATCGCCGCCGCGCTCGACGCCGAGCTGGAGCGCCAGCAGTCCACCCTGGAGATGATCGCCTCCGAGAACTTCGCGCCGGTCGCGGTCATGGAGGCGCAGGGCTCGGTCGCCACGAACAAGTACGCCGAGGGCTACCCGGGCCGCCGCTACTACGGCGGCTGCGAGCACGTCGACGTCGCCGAGCAGATCGCCATCGACCGGGTCAAGGAGCTGTTCGGCGCCGAGTACGCCAACGTCCAGCCGCACTCGGGCGCCTCCGCCAACCAGGCCGCCCTGTTCGCGCTGGCCCAGCCCGGCGACACCATCCTGGGCCTGGACCTGGCCCACGGCGGCCACCTCACGCACGGGATGCGGCTGAACTTCTCGGGCAAGCAGTTCAAGGTGGTCCCGTACCACGTGGACACCGAGACCGGCCTGGTCGACATGGCCGAGGTCGAGCGGCTCGCCAAGGAGCACCGCCCGAAGGTGATCATCGCCGGCTGGTCGGCGTACCCGCGCAAGCTGGACTTCGCCGAGTTCCGCCGGATCGCCGACGAGGTCGAGGCGTATCTGTGGGTCGACATGGCGCACTTCGCCGGTCTGGTCGCGGCCGGGCTGCACCCGAACCCGGTCGAGCACGCGGACGTGGTCACCTCCACGACGCACAAGACGCTGGGCGGCCCGCGCGGCGGCATCATCCTGGCGAAGAAGGACTTCGCGAAGAAGCTGAACTCGTCCGTCTTCCCGGGCTTCCAGGGCGGTCCCCTGGAGCACGTGATCGCGGCCAAGGCGGTCTCCTTCAAGGTCGCCGCGAGCGAGGACTTCAAGGAGCGCCAGCGCCGTACGGTCGAGGGCGCGCGGATCCTCGCCGACCGTCTGACCGCCGCCGACGCCCGCGAGGCCGGCGTGAACGTGCTGTCCGGCGGCACCGACGTGCACCTGATCCTGGTGGACCTGCGCGAGTCGGAGCTGGACGGGCAGCAGGCCGAGGACCGCCTCCACGAGGTCGGCATCACGGTCAACCGCAACGCCGTCCCGAACGACCCCCGCCCGCCGATGGTGACCTCGGGTCTGCGGATCGGTACGCCGGCGCTGGCGACCCGCGGTTTCACGGCCGAGGACTTCGCCGAGGTCGCGGAGGTCATCGCCGCGGCGCTGAAGCCGTCCTACGACGCGGACGCGCTGAAGGCCCGGGTCAGGGCGCTCACGGACAAGCACCCGCTGTACCCCGGTCTGAACAAGTAG
- a CDS encoding L-serine ammonia-lyase translates to MAISVFDLFSIGIGPSSSHTVGPMRAARMFARRLRNEGLVDSVASVRAELYGSLGATGHGHGTPKAVLLGLEDASPRTVDVESADERVEAIKSEGRLRLLGERDIPFSFDEDLVLHRRKTLPYHANGMTLWAYDASGGELLSKTYYSVGGGFVVDEEAVGADRIKLDDTVLKYPFRTGDELLRLTQETGLSISALMLENERAWRTEEEIRTGLLEIWQVMRECVSRGMSREGILPGGLKVRRRAANTARKLRSEGDPKALAMEWITLYAMAVNEENAAGGRVVTAPTNGAAGIIPAVLHYYINFVPGADEEGVVRFLLAAGAIGMLFKENASISGAEVGCQGEVGSACSMAAGALAEVLGGSPEQVENAAEIGMEHNLGLTCDPVGGLVQIPCIERNGMAAVKAVTAARMAMRGDGSHKVSLDKVIKTMKDTGADMSVKYKETARGGLAVNIIEC, encoded by the coding sequence GTGGCCATCTCGGTCTTCGACCTGTTCTCGATCGGCATCGGCCCGTCCAGCTCCCACACGGTCGGCCCGATGCGCGCGGCACGCATGTTCGCCCGCCGTCTGCGCAACGAGGGTCTGGTGGACTCCGTCGCGTCCGTACGCGCCGAGCTGTACGGCTCCCTGGGCGCGACCGGCCACGGCCACGGCACCCCCAAGGCGGTGCTGCTCGGCCTGGAGGACGCCTCCCCCCGCACGGTGGACGTGGAGAGCGCCGACGAGCGGGTGGAGGCGATCAAGAGCGAAGGCCGGCTGCGGCTGCTCGGTGAGCGCGACATCCCCTTCTCCTTCGACGAGGACCTGGTCCTGCACCGCCGCAAGACACTGCCGTACCACGCGAACGGCATGACGCTGTGGGCGTACGACGCGTCCGGCGGGGAGCTGCTCTCCAAGACGTACTACTCGGTGGGCGGCGGCTTCGTCGTCGACGAGGAGGCGGTCGGCGCGGACCGCATCAAGCTGGACGACACGGTCCTGAAGTACCCCTTCCGCACCGGCGACGAGCTGCTGCGCCTGACGCAGGAGACGGGTCTGTCGATCTCCGCGCTGATGCTGGAGAACGAGCGGGCCTGGCGCACGGAGGAGGAGATCCGCACGGGTCTGCTGGAGATCTGGCAGGTGATGCGGGAGTGCGTGTCGCGGGGGATGTCCCGGGAGGGCATCCTGCCGGGCGGCCTGAAGGTGCGCCGCCGGGCCGCGAACACGGCCCGCAAGCTGCGCTCCGAGGGCGACCCCAAGGCGCTCGCCATGGAGTGGATCACGCTCTACGCGATGGCCGTGAACGAGGAGAACGCGGCGGGCGGCCGCGTCGTGACCGCCCCGACGAACGGCGCGGCCGGCATCATCCCGGCGGTCCTGCACTACTACATCAACTTCGTGCCCGGCGCGGACGAGGAGGGCGTGGTCCGCTTCCTGCTGGCCGCCGGTGCGATCGGCATGCTCTTCAAGGAGAACGCGTCCATCTCCGGCGCCGAGGTCGGCTGCCAGGGCGAGGTCGGCTCGGCCTGCTCGATGGCGGCGGGCGCGCTGGCGGAGGTGCTCGGCGGCTCCCCGGAGCAGGTCGAGAACGCCGCCGAGATCGGCATGGAGCACAACCTCGGCCTGACCTGCGACCCGGTCGGCGGCCTCGTCCAGATCCCGTGCATCGAGCGCAACGGCATGGCCGCCGTGAAGGCGGTCACGGCGGCGCGGATGGCCATGCGCGGGGACGGCTCGCACAAGGTGTCCCTGGACAAGGTCATCAAGACCATGAAGGACACGGGCGCCGACATGTCCGTGAAGTACAAGGAGACGGCCCGGGGCGGGCTGGCGGTCAACATCATCGAATGCTGA